Within Verrucomicrobiota bacterium, the genomic segment GCTCGCTCATGACAAGAAATCCTCCTCAATCCTTCCGTTGTGCTCTCCGATCGCAGGCGAACCGATCGCAGAGGCTTCGCGGACACCACCAAACTTAATCGGCACACGGGTCGTCTCGTAGGAAGCACCACTCGTTCGTTCTACTGCCTGCAACATATCGAGCACCTTGAAACCATTGTGTTGAAGAAGCTCATTCCAATCGAGGACCTCGGCACACCAGATGTCGGCACCTTCAAGGACAGGTAGCCATTTTGCAGTCGGCCCGGTTTTGAGATGTTCGGCGAGGACGGTCTTGATTTCGTTCCGGAGAGTGAACCATTGCGACGGATCCGAGAACTCGAGGAGAGCTGGACACTCTAGAAGCTCGCCGAGTTGTGTCACTGAGCCCATGGCGAGAGAAAGGTAGCCGTCTTGAGTTTCATAAACGCCGTAGGGTGCGCCGACGAGTGCGTGAGCATTATTGCTCACGGTCCTTTCCGGCTCTTCTCCCCCGTCCTGAAAGTGAACAGTCAGCGGCTCGAACTGAAAATCAAGGATCGACTCCAACATGCTGATTTCAACCAGCGCACCTCCCCCGCCAATACCACGGCGCACAAGCGCAGCAAGAATCCCCTGACAAAGCTGTGCACCAGCAAAAATATCCGCGATGGCCAGACCCATCGGCACGGGTCCGTCGTCGCGGTTGCCGCTCAACCAAGTCAAGCCACTGAGAGACTGCACCAACAAATCCTGGCCCGGTTTTCCCGCCCATGGACCTTCGTCCCCATAGCCCGTGATCACGCCGTAGACCACGTCGGGATTGAGTGCCTTCACCGATTCGAAATCAAAGCCGAGCCGGTCCATCACAGATGGACGAAAGTTGTGCATGACCACATCTGCCTTCGCGACGAGTTGACGAACCTTCTCACGGTCACTCTCTTCCTTCAAATCGGCACAGTAACTTTCCTTGTTGCGATTGATCGCATGAAAGATGGTCGATTCACCATCGATTTCCGTGTTTGAAACATACAGCTGGCGACAGATATCGCCCGTCTCCGGGCGCTCGATCTTAATGACTCGCGCGCCCATATCTGCCATTCGCAAACTGGCTGAAGGTGCCGAGAGAAACTGGCTGAAGTCAACAACTGTGATGCCTTCGAGCGGAAGGGACTCCTTAGCCATGCGCAACCTCCCGAGCTAGCCGCTCATTTGCTTCGCCGAGGACCGGGGCTGCTTTCTCAGAAAAAATTCGCTGCCCATCGATTCTGATTGGGCATCGCAAGGTTTTGACTGGTTCACTGCTCGGACGTCTAACGGTCTGCTCCATTCGCAGGGTCCTGAAGGCAGCATGGTGGATCAATTTCGCGTAGTTGAACACATCGGCGCACCAGTAGTCGGCAGGCTGTAAAATATCCAACCAATGCTCTGTCGTCTCGGTTGCAAGGTGCTCCGCAAGAACGGTCTGTAGTCGTGTGCGATCCTCGAACGCATCTCCTTCCAGACCAACGCAACCGATGAGCTTTCCAAGGTTATTGAGACAGCCCATCGCGATCGCGATATGCCCATCGGCTGTCGCATAGATGCCATAAGGTGCTCCCAGGTAAGTATGTGCATTGCTAACTTCGGCTCTCTGAGGCGGTTTACGGCCGTCGTTGAGATGCGTGGTGAGCACTTCAAATTGAAAATCAATCATCGATTCCAACAAGCTGACCTCGACCGTGGTGCCTTCCCCGGTTTTTCCGCGATGGATCAACGCTGCGAGAATTCCCTGTGCGAGGTGTGTGCCACAAAGCATGTCGGCTGTAGCCATGCCAAGCGGCACTGGAGGACCGCCCGCTTTCCCAGTCAACCAAGTGATTCCCGACATGGATTGCGCGAGTAGATCCTGCCCTGGTTTATCTTTCCAAGGACCTTCTTTGCCATACCCAGTGACTGTGCCATAAACAATCGATGGGTTGATCGCCTTCACTTGCTCGTAATCGAGCCCGATCTTTTCCATCACGCCGGGACGGAAGTTATGCGTCATCACATCGGCAGTGGCGATGAGCTTCTTCACCGTCTTAAGGTCATCCGGGTCTTTGAGATTTGCCGCGAAGGATTCCTTGTTCCGGTTGATGGTGTGGAAGACGAGACTATCGCCATCAACAACCAGATTCTTGGTGACCAACTTCCGGCAAGCATCACCAGCACCCGGACGCTCGACCTTAATCACCCGCGCGCCCAAATCCGCCAAACGAAGTCCCGCGTAGGGCCCGGCCAAGTATTGACTGAATTCAAGAACAGTCAGCCCTTCGAGGGGAAGTTTCATACGCGCGTCTCCCGGTAAATCTCGTTCACTAAATCCAAGGTCGCTCCAACATTTCCTCCATTGCGAAGATACTCGTGGATATGCAAACACGCGGTATCTTGAAACTGGAGATAGCCCTCGTGACGAGGACGCACAAACGCTCGGTCCAATGTTGGCAGCGTAGCACTGAAAAAGTCGGCGGTTTGGCCGTTGAGTTCAGGATTCAGCCACGCGCTCCGATGGCCCGGTTGCCCGCCGGACTCAAAGTAGATGCCGGTTTGCGTCGCGGCACAGCCCGTAAATTCAGCGTAAGCTTTCGCGATATCCAAATGTTTGCACTTTGAGGAAACCGCAAGACCCGCTCCACCGAGCATAGTAGATCCTGGCTTACCCGCGTCGACTCCGATCACATCAGCAAAATGGAGAAGATGCGGGGCATAGCCCTTCCGCGAGTAGTTTGAATAGCCATAAGTGTAAGGCGCATAGGCCCATTCTCCACCTTGCGACATCACTTCGAGGGTTTGGATCGGGTTTAAATCGAAAAACTGGTCCGGTATTAAATCAGAGAACGCTTTGAGCCTTTCGAGTGCTAGGATCGCGGCATCGCGGTCAGCCACCTCTTCCTCATTCGGGAAGATCTCTTCGCCTGCCGCTGTCAGTAAATTGAGAAAGTTCCCGTAGGTATCCAGCGGGATACTCGGACAACAAACCAGCCCCTGCCCCGCCAGATCCATGAGCTGATCGTAAGTCCTTGGAATTTCAGCACCAGCCTGTTCGAGCAGATCCGGTCGGTAGACTGAGACCGGGCAGGCAGCGTCCGTTGCAAGTGCCCATTGGCTTCCATCAAAGTTGTAGCTTGCATAAGACTGGCCCACGGAATTTTCCGCCTGATCCATCATGAAGGATTCATCCAGAAGTTCGGAGAGATTTGCCAGCACACCACTCGCAGCTGCAAAACCTGCCCAAGGATGGTCGATTACCAAAAGATCATACTCGGACGCGAGCTGCGCCAAGGGCTTATCAGCGAACTCCTGTAGCGAACGCTTTTGCCAGAGGATATCGACAGCGGGATTCAGCTCATGGAAACGCTGCGCAGTGCTAACCACCGACGTGAAGCCGCGCATATGGTCCCAGGTGATACCTCTTAGAGTAGCTTTTTGAAACATGAGGGATTAGGGTTTAAACAATTCGTATATGAATATTTTATTTATAAATGAATTGATCAAGCGAAAATATTCCTCAATGTGGGAAACGTTACCTGCTAATGACCGAGCTCTCCGATCAACGCTACAGTGCCCCCGCTCTTGAAAAGGGGCTCGACATCCTCGAGTTCCTTGCCGGAAGGAACGTACCTTGCTCAAAATCTGAAATCGGCGACGCTTTGGAGCGCACACCGAGTGAAATCTACCGTATGCTCTGCGTCCTCGAAGAGCGTGGCTATGTTCAAAAACAGGAGGGCACAGCAGCCTACGGCCTCAGCATGCGGCTTTTCGAACTCGGTCATCAACAGGCATCCATTAGCACCCTTCGCAAGGCAGCCCGTATACCCATGGAGCAGCTTTCCAGTGAAATCAGCGAGGCCTGTCACCTCGGCATTCAAAACGGAAACAATCTCCTGATCATGATGGAGCGGATGCCGCCTCGCCAGGTGTGCCTGGCGGTTGGCGAAGGAACCACCTTTCCACTTACTCAAACTGTGTCGGGACGCGTTCAGCTCAGCCTTCAGGACGAAGAGGCTGTCCGGTCATTCCTTGGCGAGGATTCCCATTTTTTATCACTCTCATCCAATAAACAGGAGGCTTACCTGAAACGAATCGAAATGGTTCGAGAACGGGGCTTCGAGATTTCACAAAGTGAGGTTTCACAGGGAGTGGTCGACATCGCAGTTGCTGTAGGGATTGCAACGACCGGCTTGTGTGCCTCTCTGGCCGTCAGTCAGTTAGGCAACGATGTTCGAGCACCGAAAATCTCCCAAAATCTTAAAGCGATCCAGAACTGCGCCATGCGCATCAACCAAACCCTTGGGGTCACGCAGCTATCATGAAAACGGAAGAAGTCTATTTTGAGGATTATGAGGTAGGTCAGACCCGCAAGACCTCCGGACGCACGATTACCGAAAGCGATATCGTGATCCACGCCGGGCAAACGGGAGATTTCTTTCCGCACCATATGGACGCCGAGTGGTGCTCCAAGCAGGACTTTGGACAGAGAATTGCACACGGAACTCTCGTCTTCAGCATCGCTATCGGCTCGACCGCTGAAGACATCAACCCCGTCGCAATGTCCTATGGCTACGACAAGCTTCGATTCATCAAACCGGTCTTCATCAACGATACCATTACAACGACCGCGACGATCTCGGAGAAACGGGATTACAAGCGGCCCGACAAAGGATTCGTCATCGAAAAAATCGAGGTTTCGAATCAGCAGGGAGAAACCGTTTTGGTCTGCGAACATCTTTACTTGGTGCAGCGGAGGGAAAAGTGAATGATGCAGCTTCGCTTTAATTCTGGCGCATTTGTTACAGGCAAATCCATTCCAAATCCGGATCATAGTGTTGGCTCGGGGTCAGCCGTTCACAATGGCTATCGCCGAATGAAACTAGTGTGGTGTCAGGGAATTAACCGACAGATTGGCATCCCGAACGATGGAGGGACGCCGTCTCGGCGTCCGCAACGCTTGGCAATTCAGATTATCAAACGGTCCGCGAGACGCGGACCCTCCAGCGACTCTTTGGTTGAAACGGCGAATTGGCTACCCTGAGATATTTTCAGAAACAACCTTTGCTGACACCACACTAGAAAAAGCTACTTTCGGAAAGATGGTGTAGCATCCGCGGCTCGACTGAGCTCGCCGAAGTCCGCCGAGGCGGATGATGTCGGTTCTACTGGTAACCGTCGGCCCTCTCTGGTCATCGGTCTTTGCGACCGATGCCACGTGAATTTGCTCAGAAAGACTGTTCAGCCAAAAACACTCGCGGCTATCGCCGCCGTCCGACCTGAGTTCAACAATGGGACACCTGAGCGAAATTCTTAATCCTAATCGTAATCATAATCGCCCATGCTGGAATGAACCTCCCCCAAAAAAGTTGCCATGTGTCTATCTTAAATAAGGAGATAAAACCATGGAAATCGAAAGTCGTCGCAGCTACAGCAAAGAGTTCAAGGCAAATGCCGTAGAGCTGATGCTAGCTGGAGAGAGTAATATAGA encodes:
- a CDS encoding extracellular solute-binding protein, translating into MFQKATLRGITWDHMRGFTSVVSTAQRFHELNPAVDILWQKRSLQEFADKPLAQLASEYDLLVIDHPWAGFAAASGVLANLSELLDESFMMDQAENSVGQSYASYNFDGSQWALATDAACPVSVYRPDLLEQAGAEIPRTYDQLMDLAGQGLVCCPSIPLDTYGNFLNLLTAAGEEIFPNEEEVADRDAAILALERLKAFSDLIPDQFFDLNPIQTLEVMSQGGEWAYAPYTYGYSNYSRKGYAPHLLHFADVIGVDAGKPGSTMLGGAGLAVSSKCKHLDIAKAYAEFTGCAATQTGIYFESGGQPGHRSAWLNPELNGQTADFFSATLPTLDRAFVRPRHEGYLQFQDTACLHIHEYLRNGGNVGATLDLVNEIYRETRV
- a CDS encoding CoA transferase encodes the protein MKLPLEGLTVLEFSQYLAGPYAGLRLADLGARVIKVERPGAGDACRKLVTKNLVVDGDSLVFHTINRNKESFAANLKDPDDLKTVKKLIATADVMTHNFRPGVMEKIGLDYEQVKAINPSIVYGTVTGYGKEGPWKDKPGQDLLAQSMSGITWLTGKAGGPPVPLGMATADMLCGTHLAQGILAALIHRGKTGEGTTVEVSLLESMIDFQFEVLTTHLNDGRKPPQRAEVSNAHTYLGAPYGIYATADGHIAIAMGCLNNLGKLIGCVGLEGDAFEDRTRLQTVLAEHLATETTEHWLDILQPADYWCADVFNYAKLIHHAAFRTLRMEQTVRRPSSEPVKTLRCPIRIDGQRIFSEKAAPVLGEANERLAREVAHG
- a CDS encoding CaiB/BaiF CoA-transferase family protein; protein product: MAKESLPLEGITVVDFSQFLSAPSASLRMADMGARVIKIERPETGDICRQLYVSNTEIDGESTIFHAINRNKESYCADLKEESDREKVRQLVAKADVVMHNFRPSVMDRLGFDFESVKALNPDVVYGVITGYGDEGPWAGKPGQDLLVQSLSGLTWLSGNRDDGPVPMGLAIADIFAGAQLCQGILAALVRRGIGGGGALVEISMLESILDFQFEPLTVHFQDGGEEPERTVSNNAHALVGAPYGVYETQDGYLSLAMGSVTQLGELLECPALLEFSDPSQWFTLRNEIKTVLAEHLKTGPTAKWLPVLEGADIWCAEVLDWNELLQHNGFKVLDMLQAVERTSGASYETTRVPIKFGGVREASAIGSPAIGEHNGRIEEDFLS
- a CDS encoding IclR family transcriptional regulator codes for the protein MTELSDQRYSAPALEKGLDILEFLAGRNVPCSKSEIGDALERTPSEIYRMLCVLEERGYVQKQEGTAAYGLSMRLFELGHQQASISTLRKAARIPMEQLSSEISEACHLGIQNGNNLLIMMERMPPRQVCLAVGEGTTFPLTQTVSGRVQLSLQDEEAVRSFLGEDSHFLSLSSNKQEAYLKRIEMVRERGFEISQSEVSQGVVDIAVAVGIATTGLCASLAVSQLGNDVRAPKISQNLKAIQNCAMRINQTLGVTQLS
- a CDS encoding MaoC/PaaZ C-terminal domain-containing protein — translated: MKTEEVYFEDYEVGQTRKTSGRTITESDIVIHAGQTGDFFPHHMDAEWCSKQDFGQRIAHGTLVFSIAIGSTAEDINPVAMSYGYDKLRFIKPVFINDTITTTATISEKRDYKRPDKGFVIEKIEVSNQQGETVLVCEHLYLVQRREK